The proteins below are encoded in one region of Sideroxydans lithotrophicus ES-1:
- the hpnE gene encoding hydroxysqualene dehydroxylase HpnE, with product MAQELKVGIIGGGYAGMAAAVELADRGIPVTVFESAKQLGGRARGVRTPHPVLHDKKRFPPSIQLSPEGGKGNRPLPGDTLILDNGQHLLLGCYRETLRLIEKVGGDISQDFMRLPLQLDLHGQFSLKAPRLPAPFHLLAGLLQAQGLTWHERMKAVRFMLALRGMGFRLSSDMTVSALLERYGQDADLTFKLWEPLCIAALNTPIHKASAQVLLNVLRDSLNRSRADSDMLLPRLDFTALFPQRAAAYVEQRGGMICLSCGIDSIDYRTGNLELAVAGTTHTFSHVICATSPFAAAKLLRPVPALESTVHMIDKLEHQPIYTIYLQYPEHIMLSHAMIGLHQRFCQWLFDKGQIAGQHGLIAAVISAEGIHQELSQEELAQKAITELREEFAIDAAPQWFKVIAEKRATFCCVPDLPRPAQQTALPNLLLAGDYTAGDYPATLEGAVLSGLQCARLLAKTTPT from the coding sequence ATGGCTCAGGAATTGAAGGTAGGCATCATCGGTGGCGGTTACGCGGGCATGGCTGCCGCTGTCGAACTGGCTGATCGAGGTATCCCGGTTACCGTCTTCGAAAGCGCCAAACAGCTTGGCGGGCGGGCTCGCGGCGTGCGCACTCCGCACCCCGTGCTGCACGATAAAAAACGCTTCCCTCCCTCTATCCAACTTTCCCCCGAAGGGGGAAAGGGCAACCGTCCCCTGCCGGGGGACACTTTGATTCTGGACAACGGACAGCATCTGCTGCTCGGTTGTTACCGCGAAACACTGCGTCTCATCGAAAAGGTCGGCGGCGATATCTCGCAGGATTTTATGCGCCTGCCTTTGCAACTGGACTTGCATGGCCAGTTCTCGCTCAAAGCTCCACGCCTGCCTGCCCCGTTCCATCTGCTCGCCGGGTTGCTCCAAGCACAGGGTCTGACCTGGCACGAGCGCATGAAAGCCGTACGTTTCATGCTTGCTCTTCGCGGCATGGGTTTTCGCTTGTCCAGCGACATGACAGTCAGTGCACTGCTTGAGCGATACGGACAGGATGCCGATCTGACATTCAAACTGTGGGAGCCATTGTGTATCGCAGCCCTGAACACCCCCATCCATAAGGCCTCTGCGCAAGTGTTGCTCAATGTGCTGCGCGATTCGCTGAACCGGAGTCGAGCTGACAGCGACATGCTGCTGCCACGTCTGGATTTCACGGCACTGTTTCCCCAACGCGCTGCAGCATACGTCGAACAACGCGGAGGCATGATATGCCTCTCATGCGGAATCGATTCCATCGACTATAGGACAGGAAATCTTGAACTTGCCGTCGCTGGCACTACCCACACCTTCAGCCATGTCATCTGCGCCACCTCACCCTTCGCTGCAGCCAAACTGCTGCGCCCTGTTCCTGCGCTTGAAAGCACAGTCCACATGATCGACAAGCTGGAGCACCAGCCGATATACACTATTTACCTGCAATACCCTGAACACATCATGCTATCCCATGCCATGATCGGTCTGCACCAGCGCTTCTGCCAATGGCTGTTCGACAAAGGGCAGATCGCCGGCCAGCACGGCCTGATCGCCGCCGTCATCAGCGCCGAAGGGATACATCAGGAATTGTCCCAGGAAGAGCTTGCGCAGAAAGCCATCACCGAGCTGCGCGAAGAGTTCGCCATCGATGCAGCACCGCAATGGTTCAAGGTCATCGCCGAAAAGCGCGCCACGTTCTGTTGCGTCCCAGACCTGCCGCGGCCGGCACAACAGACCGCCCTGCCCAACCTGCTGCTGGCTGGAGATTACACAGCGGGTGACTATCCGGCCACACTGGAGGGCGCCGTGCTCAGCGGGCTACAATGCGCCAGGCTATTGGCGAAGACTACACCTACTTGA
- a CDS encoding MipA/OmpV family protein — MDAGKISKKNKGLFLSGMACLISIATMATEAAEFPGSLQGDIGMGAYYTHSIIRGKGDEVSVLPYADFEYGRMFARVDTLGIKTLQMGYGHLELVGRISQDGFSTNSSSLQGIASRETSIPLGIGTLQVTPLGALMVNLFHDVRRSGGDWFEAIYGGEIDLRRLTLYPLIGADYQSREYVGYYYGISPQEAAASQYAAYAPAGSLNGLFGLIGDIELSDSYHLNLYVRRKWLGSSIRQSPIVSQRYLDTGYLALSYRFK; from the coding sequence ATGGACGCCGGGAAGATTAGCAAAAAGAACAAAGGGCTGTTCCTGTCGGGAATGGCCTGTTTGATTTCGATCGCAACGATGGCGACGGAGGCCGCAGAGTTTCCCGGCAGCCTGCAGGGTGATATCGGCATGGGAGCTTATTACACGCACAGCATCATCCGCGGCAAGGGCGATGAAGTCAGTGTCTTGCCTTACGCCGATTTTGAGTACGGCAGGATGTTTGCGCGGGTCGATACCCTAGGCATCAAGACGCTGCAGATGGGATATGGCCATCTTGAACTGGTCGGTCGGATCAGCCAGGATGGATTCAGCACGAATTCATCCAGCCTGCAGGGCATTGCCAGCAGAGAGACATCCATTCCCCTGGGTATCGGGACGCTGCAAGTGACTCCGCTAGGTGCGCTGATGGTCAACCTGTTTCACGATGTGCGCAGATCCGGGGGCGACTGGTTCGAAGCGATCTATGGGGGCGAGATCGATCTGCGGCGGCTGACGCTCTATCCCTTGATCGGTGCCGATTATCAATCCAGGGAGTATGTGGGCTACTACTACGGCATATCGCCGCAGGAAGCAGCGGCCAGCCAGTATGCAGCTTATGCGCCGGCCGGTTCGCTCAATGGCCTGTTCGGGCTGATCGGCGACATCGAACTGAGCGACAGCTATCATCTGAATCTCTATGTTCGCCGGAAATGGCTGGGAAGCTCGATTCGGCAAAGCCCAATTGTCAGTCAGAGATATCTGGACACTGGTTATCTTGCGCTGAGTTACCGCTTCAAGTAG